A single region of the Massilia sp. erpn genome encodes:
- a CDS encoding 5'-nucleotidase — translation MAYPIENKLVIGIASSALFDLSESHRVYLEEGEDGYRSYQEAHAGTVLARGVAFPFIRRFLAINRHFRKQSPVEVVLLSRNSPETGLRVMHSIAHYGLDISRAAFLTGSAPYTYLPAFNAALFLSANEDDVRKALAAGQPAGLVLPAPNSEQLDDAGDAELRIAFDFDGVLADDESESVFKRNNDVAEFHAHERRNAGVPHQPGPLANLFRQLHVMQRFETLLARRRPGYRKLLRVAIITARNAPSHERVVTTLKSWGVSAHETFFLGGMDKTRVLGIFKPHIFFDDQLSHLQAPGLSTPMVHVPFGIANLITTASDVQP, via the coding sequence CGCGTTTATCTGGAAGAAGGCGAGGACGGCTACCGCAGTTATCAGGAAGCGCATGCCGGCACGGTGCTGGCGCGCGGCGTGGCCTTTCCCTTCATCCGCCGCTTCCTCGCCATCAACCGCCACTTCCGCAAGCAGTCGCCGGTGGAGGTGGTGCTTTTATCGCGCAACTCGCCGGAGACCGGCCTGCGCGTGATGCACTCCATCGCCCACTACGGCCTGGATATCTCGCGCGCCGCCTTCCTCACCGGCAGCGCGCCTTACACCTATCTGCCTGCCTTTAATGCTGCACTCTTCCTCAGCGCGAACGAGGACGATGTGCGCAAGGCGCTGGCGGCCGGCCAGCCCGCCGGCCTGGTGCTGCCCGCGCCGAACAGCGAACAGCTTGACGACGCCGGCGACGCCGAGTTGCGCATTGCCTTCGATTTCGACGGCGTGCTGGCCGACGATGAGTCGGAGAGCGTCTTCAAACGCAATAACGATGTAGCGGAGTTCCATGCCCATGAGCGCCGCAACGCCGGCGTGCCGCATCAACCGGGGCCGCTGGCCAATCTGTTCCGCCAGCTGCATGTGATGCAGCGCTTTGAAACCCTGCTGGCCCGGCGCCGGCCCGGCTACCGCAAGCTGCTGCGCGTGGCCATCATCACGGCCCGCAACGCGCCTTCGCATGAGCGGGTGGTGACCACGCTGAAGAGCTGGGGCGTCTCGGCGCACGAGACTTTCTTCCTGGGTGGCATGGACAAGACGCGCGTGCTGGGCATCTTCAAGCCGCATATTTTCTTCGACGACCAGCTCAGCCACCTGCAGGCGCCCGGTCTGAGCACGCCCATGGTGCATGTGCCGTTCGGCATTGCCAATCTGATTACAACAGCATCCGACGTCCAGCCATAG